Proteins found in one Cricetulus griseus strain 17A/GY chromosome X, alternate assembly CriGri-PICRH-1.0, whole genome shotgun sequence genomic segment:
- the Vegfd gene encoding vascular endothelial growth factor D isoform X1, with protein sequence MYREWAVVNILMMSYLYLVQGFNSEHGPVKDFSFEQSSQSMLERSEQQIRAASSLEELLQIAHSEDWKLWRCRLKLKSLASMDSRSTSHRSTRFAATFYDTETLRVIDEEWQRTQCIPRETCVEVASELGKTTNTFFKPPCVNVFRCGGCCNEESVMCMNTSTSYISKQLFEISVPLTSVPELVPVKIANHTGCKCLPTAPRHPYSIIRRSIQIPEGDQCSHSKKLCPIDMLWDNTKCTCVLQDENPLPGTEDHSYLQEPALCGPHMKFDEERCECVCKTSCPGDLIQHPENCSCFECKESLESCCQKHKIFHPDTCRSMVFSLTP encoded by the exons atgtataGAGAGTGGGCAGTGGTGAATATTCTTATGATGTCCTACTTGTACCTGGTGCAGGGCTTCAATAGTGAACATGGACCAGTGAAG gatttttcttttgagCAATCATCCCAGTCAATGTTGGAACGATCTGAACAACAGATCAGAGCTGCTTCTAGTTTGGAGGAGCTACTGCAAATCGCACACTCTGAGGACTGGAAGCTGTGGAGATGCCGGCTGAAGCTCAAAAGTCTTGCTAGTATGGATTCTCGCTCAACATCCCATCGATCCACCAGATTTGCAGCAACTTTCTATGATACTGAAACACTAAGAG TTATAGATGAGGAATGGCAGAGAACCCAGTGCATCCCTAGAGAGACATGCGTAGAAGTCGCCAGTGAGCTGGGGAAGACAACCAACACGTTCTTCAAGCCCCCCTGTGTGAACGTGTTCCGGTGTGGAGGCTGCTGCAATGAAGAAAGTGTGATGTGTATGAACACAAGCACCTCCTACATCTCCAAACAG CTCTTTGAGATATCGGTGCCTCTGACATCAGTGCCTGAGTTAGTTCCTGTTAAAATTGCCAACCATACAGGCTGTAAGTGCTTGCCTACTGCCCCCCGCCATCCCTACTCAATTATCAGAAGATCCATTCAGATACCAGAAGGAGATCA ATGTTCTCATTCCAAGAAACTCTGTCCTATTGACATGCTGTGGGATAACACCAAATGTACTTGTGTTTTACAAGATGAGAATCCACTCCCTGGAACAGAAG aCCATTCTTACCTTCAGGAACCAGCTCTCTGTGGACCACACATGAAGTTTGATGAAGAGCGTTGTGAGTGTGTCTGCAAAACATCATGTCCTGGAGATCTCATTCAGCACCCAGAAAACTGCAGTTGCTTTGAATGCAAAGAAAGTCTGGAGAGCTGCTGCCAGAAGCATAAGATTTTTCACCCAGACACCTGCAGGTCAATGGTCTTTTCACTTACCCCTTAA
- the Vegfd gene encoding vascular endothelial growth factor D isoform X6, whose translation MYREWAVVNILMMSYLYLVQGFNSEHGPVKQSSQSMLERSEQQIRAASSLEELLQIAHSEDWKLWRCRLKLKSLASMDSRSTSHRSTRFAATFYDTETLRVIDEEWQRTQCIPRETCVEVASELGKTTNTFFKPPCVNVFRCGGCCNEESVMCMNTSTSYISKQLFEISVPLTSVPELVPVKIANHTGCKCLPTAPRHPYSIIRRSIQIPEGDQCSHSKKLCPIDMLWDNTKCTCVLQDENPLPGTEDHSYLQEPALCGPHMKFDEERCECVCKTSCPGDLIQHPENCSCFECKESLESCCQKHKIFHPDTCSCVDRCPFHTRTCASRQPVYGKHCHFPNERKDQGLHSRESP comes from the exons atgtataGAGAGTGGGCAGTGGTGAATATTCTTATGATGTCCTACTTGTACCTGGTGCAGGGCTTCAATAGTGAACATGGACCAGTGAAG CAATCATCCCAGTCAATGTTGGAACGATCTGAACAACAGATCAGAGCTGCTTCTAGTTTGGAGGAGCTACTGCAAATCGCACACTCTGAGGACTGGAAGCTGTGGAGATGCCGGCTGAAGCTCAAAAGTCTTGCTAGTATGGATTCTCGCTCAACATCCCATCGATCCACCAGATTTGCAGCAACTTTCTATGATACTGAAACACTAAGAG TTATAGATGAGGAATGGCAGAGAACCCAGTGCATCCCTAGAGAGACATGCGTAGAAGTCGCCAGTGAGCTGGGGAAGACAACCAACACGTTCTTCAAGCCCCCCTGTGTGAACGTGTTCCGGTGTGGAGGCTGCTGCAATGAAGAAAGTGTGATGTGTATGAACACAAGCACCTCCTACATCTCCAAACAG CTCTTTGAGATATCGGTGCCTCTGACATCAGTGCCTGAGTTAGTTCCTGTTAAAATTGCCAACCATACAGGCTGTAAGTGCTTGCCTACTGCCCCCCGCCATCCCTACTCAATTATCAGAAGATCCATTCAGATACCAGAAGGAGATCA ATGTTCTCATTCCAAGAAACTCTGTCCTATTGACATGCTGTGGGATAACACCAAATGTACTTGTGTTTTACAAGATGAGAATCCACTCCCTGGAACAGAAG aCCATTCTTACCTTCAGGAACCAGCTCTCTGTGGACCACACATGAAGTTTGATGAAGAGCGTTGTGAGTGTGTCTGCAAAACATCATGTCCTGGAGATCTCATTCAGCACCCAGAAAACTGCAGTTGCTTTGAATGCAAAGAAAGTCTGGAGAGCTGCTGCCAGAAGCATAAGATTTTTCACCCAGACACCTGCAG CTGTGTGGACAGATGTCCTTTTCACACCAGAACATGTGCAAGTAGACAGCCAGTCTATGGAAAGCACTGCCACTTTCCAAATGAGAGAAAGGACCAGGGGCTCCACAGCCGAGAGAGTCCTTGA
- the Vegfd gene encoding vascular endothelial growth factor D isoform X3, translated as MYREWAVVNILMMSYLYLVQGFNSEHGPVKDFSFEQSSQSMLERSEQQIRAASSLEELLQIAHSEDWKLWRCRLKLKSLASMDSRSTSHRSTRFAATFYDTETLRVIDEEWQRTQCIPRETCVEVASELGKTTNTFFKPPCVNVFRCGGCCNEESVMCMNTSTSYISKQLFEISVPLTSVPELVPVKIANHTGCKCLPTAPRHPYSIIRRSIQIPEGDQCSHSKKLCPIDMLWDNTKCTCVLQDENPLPGTEDHSYLQEPALCGPHMKFDEERCECVCKTSCPGDLIQHPENCSCFECKESLESCCQKHKIFHPDTCRFLQ; from the exons atgtataGAGAGTGGGCAGTGGTGAATATTCTTATGATGTCCTACTTGTACCTGGTGCAGGGCTTCAATAGTGAACATGGACCAGTGAAG gatttttcttttgagCAATCATCCCAGTCAATGTTGGAACGATCTGAACAACAGATCAGAGCTGCTTCTAGTTTGGAGGAGCTACTGCAAATCGCACACTCTGAGGACTGGAAGCTGTGGAGATGCCGGCTGAAGCTCAAAAGTCTTGCTAGTATGGATTCTCGCTCAACATCCCATCGATCCACCAGATTTGCAGCAACTTTCTATGATACTGAAACACTAAGAG TTATAGATGAGGAATGGCAGAGAACCCAGTGCATCCCTAGAGAGACATGCGTAGAAGTCGCCAGTGAGCTGGGGAAGACAACCAACACGTTCTTCAAGCCCCCCTGTGTGAACGTGTTCCGGTGTGGAGGCTGCTGCAATGAAGAAAGTGTGATGTGTATGAACACAAGCACCTCCTACATCTCCAAACAG CTCTTTGAGATATCGGTGCCTCTGACATCAGTGCCTGAGTTAGTTCCTGTTAAAATTGCCAACCATACAGGCTGTAAGTGCTTGCCTACTGCCCCCCGCCATCCCTACTCAATTATCAGAAGATCCATTCAGATACCAGAAGGAGATCA ATGTTCTCATTCCAAGAAACTCTGTCCTATTGACATGCTGTGGGATAACACCAAATGTACTTGTGTTTTACAAGATGAGAATCCACTCCCTGGAACAGAAG aCCATTCTTACCTTCAGGAACCAGCTCTCTGTGGACCACACATGAAGTTTGATGAAGAGCGTTGTGAGTGTGTCTGCAAAACATCATGTCCTGGAGATCTCATTCAGCACCCAGAAAACTGCAGTTGCTTTGAATGCAAAGAAAGTCTGGAGAGCTGCTGCCAGAAGCATAAGATTTTTCACCCAGACACCTGCAG
- the Vegfd gene encoding vascular endothelial growth factor D isoform X4 gives MYREWAVVNILMMSYLYLVQGFNSEHGPVKDFSFEQSSQSMLERSEQQIRAASSLEELLQIAHSEDWKLWRCRLKLKSLASMDSRSTSHRSTRFAATFYDTETLRVIDEEWQRTQCIPRETCVEVASELGKTTNTFFKPPCVNVFRCGGCCNEESVMCMNTSTSYISKQLFEISVPLTSVPELVPVKIANHTGCKCLPTAPRHPYSIIRRSIQIPEGDQCSHSKKLCPIDMLWDNTKCTCVLQDENPLPGTEDHSYLQEPALCGPHMKFDEERCECVCKTSCPGDLIQHPENCSCFECKESLESCCQKHKIFHPDTCRVS, from the exons atgtataGAGAGTGGGCAGTGGTGAATATTCTTATGATGTCCTACTTGTACCTGGTGCAGGGCTTCAATAGTGAACATGGACCAGTGAAG gatttttcttttgagCAATCATCCCAGTCAATGTTGGAACGATCTGAACAACAGATCAGAGCTGCTTCTAGTTTGGAGGAGCTACTGCAAATCGCACACTCTGAGGACTGGAAGCTGTGGAGATGCCGGCTGAAGCTCAAAAGTCTTGCTAGTATGGATTCTCGCTCAACATCCCATCGATCCACCAGATTTGCAGCAACTTTCTATGATACTGAAACACTAAGAG TTATAGATGAGGAATGGCAGAGAACCCAGTGCATCCCTAGAGAGACATGCGTAGAAGTCGCCAGTGAGCTGGGGAAGACAACCAACACGTTCTTCAAGCCCCCCTGTGTGAACGTGTTCCGGTGTGGAGGCTGCTGCAATGAAGAAAGTGTGATGTGTATGAACACAAGCACCTCCTACATCTCCAAACAG CTCTTTGAGATATCGGTGCCTCTGACATCAGTGCCTGAGTTAGTTCCTGTTAAAATTGCCAACCATACAGGCTGTAAGTGCTTGCCTACTGCCCCCCGCCATCCCTACTCAATTATCAGAAGATCCATTCAGATACCAGAAGGAGATCA ATGTTCTCATTCCAAGAAACTCTGTCCTATTGACATGCTGTGGGATAACACCAAATGTACTTGTGTTTTACAAGATGAGAATCCACTCCCTGGAACAGAAG aCCATTCTTACCTTCAGGAACCAGCTCTCTGTGGACCACACATGAAGTTTGATGAAGAGCGTTGTGAGTGTGTCTGCAAAACATCATGTCCTGGAGATCTCATTCAGCACCCAGAAAACTGCAGTTGCTTTGAATGCAAAGAAAGTCTGGAGAGCTGCTGCCAGAAGCATAAGATTTTTCACCCAGACACCTGCAG ggtctcatga